AACACCTTAAGATCCTTGGCATTAAGCCAAACagcaatatttaaaacaccgccgaaaaatatgaaaaacgcAGACACTAAATTAAACGTGTATctgaaatatgaataaaataaaatgatgcaaattaaaatagtatattaaaaagtgTGCGTGTGAGGGATTTACCTTAATGATTGCGTATCGTAGAGCCAACAATTGCCTTTATTGCTGCACGTCTTGCCCCACACCAAACAGTACTTGTCCAGGAGCCAACCAAAGAAAATTGGACTCGGTATTAGAGCTGTCAGACATGCCGCCATGCCAGTGAGTCCCATGGCTAAACTCTTGTCCGCTGGCAGAATACAACGGAGGGTAATCAGTACATTGGTTGACTTGCTGGAGGCACCGATGAGTTTGAGGAAGCACATGGCGGCCaggaaaatataaaactgttTGGTGCAATCCACTGGACAGGCGCCATCAACTGCCGTCTGCAACTAAATTAAGGATAAGTTTGCTATAAGGATTAATTGTCAATTAATTGTTGCTTACATGGGAGAGATCATATTCGGTTGTATTGGAGGCAGCAATGCAACTGCAGCCTGTGAACAAAGGACGTCCGAGGGTATCCTTACCTCTGCCCGTGCAGCCGGCGTGACAAGCAGAGATGTAGGTGACATTGTTGGGACTACAGATTGGCGCATAGTGCACATATTCACAGTGGCAAGATGCACTGCAGCTATCTCCAGTAGTTGCCATTGAACTCAGTTGATCGCTGCCCTCACAGCCAATGAATATATAGCCCACCACAGCAGCCACCGTCAAGAAGTCGACTATAGCATTCCAAGCAGCCATAGAGCGTGCACTTGGCTTGTACTTGGACACCACATAACCAGATAGCAGTACTCCGATGGCAGAAAAGGTGAGTGCCACAGATCCAGTGGCCAATGTGGCAGTTGCCGCCGATTGGCGATACTGTGTCTCGATGTATTTGGGCGTAAAGATCCAGTACGCCAAGTAGCCGAACAAGTAGAAGCTGGAGGCGAAGGTGTTGTACATGAACACCTTGTTGCGGCACAAACGATTGACAGACTTCAGCATGTCGCCCACCGAGAGATCCTTGTGTGCATTGGGATCATGTTCACCAGCCAGCTCCATCTTCAGACGTCTGGCCTTGGAGCTGGGCAGCTCCTTGGGAAACAGAAACATTAGGAAGGCAATGATGAATGTAACCGCTGCTAAGACGAGCCAACCAAGCCACCAGGCGCCTATCCATCTGGGATCTCCTGGCTTAATCAGTGGCTCCAGACTGGGATCGATGTACATGCGAAGGCAAACCGAGGCCAAGGAGTAACCAATGGCAGGACCCAGCATGCGCAGGAATGCAGTTGCACCTGAAACAATGTATTGTTAGCAGAATGTTATTGAGTGTGTTTAGATTTTCAACTTACTGAGCAACGCTGGCGACTTGGCCTTGGAGGTGTTGTCATCCATGTAGGCAACACCCACACTCCAGAAGAGTCCCACGCCAATGCCGGAGATGAACTGGCCGGCAAACAGCATCACTTGCGGTACCCAGATGCCATCCTCTACGATGCAACCCGGCTCCTCTTTCATGCACAGCTTTTGAGCAGTTTGTGTATTTGTTCCGTTGGAAGTCAAGTTCTGGAATCCACCATATTCTCGTGTTAACTTCAGAGAATCTTCGCCAGGTCCATATATAAAATGCAGCGAACTTGTCATCACGCAGAATACGACAATCGTAAAGAATCCTTTGGATGGAAAGTCACAAGTAAATGACAAGTACATTTAGAAATTATTCACTTTGATTTACCGAAAGCAATCCAACGTGGTCGATGTGCTCTATGTGTGTAATATCCTGCGACTACCGATGTAATCATCATGCTTATATCGTTGCCCACTAAAATCACTCCA
This is a stretch of genomic DNA from Drosophila albomicans strain 15112-1751.03 chromosome 3, ASM965048v2, whole genome shotgun sequence. It encodes these proteins:
- the LOC117568406 gene encoding solute carrier organic anion transporter family member 74D-like; translation: MEKQEHKPEFAPFIREDHFEKNDKEKPHKDVACGFGIFKGPFLQRFATEKMYVLIYGLGGCLLSMSLAYFSGTITTMEKRYKIPTKMSGVILVGNDISMMITSVVAGYYTHRAHRPRWIAFGFFTIVVFCVMTSSLHFIYGPGEDSLKLTREYGGFQNLTSNGTNTQTAQKLCMKEEPGCIVEDGIWVPQVMLFAGQFISGIGVGLFWSVGVAYMDDNTSKAKSPALLSATAFLRMLGPAIGYSLASVCLRMYIDPSLEPLIKPGDPRWIGAWWLGWLVLAAVTFIIAFLMFLFPKELPSSKARRLKMELAGEHDPNAHKDLSVGDMLKSVNRLCRNKVFMYNTFASSFYLFGYLAYWIFTPKYIETQYRQSAATATLATGSVALTFSAIGVLLSGYVVSKYKPSARSMAAWNAIVDFLTVAAVVGYIFIGCEGSDQLSSMATTGDSCSASCHCEYVHYAPICSPNNVTYISACHAGCTGRGKDTLGRPLFTGCSCIAASNTTEYDLSHLQTAVDGACPVDCTKQFYIFLAAMCFLKLIGASSKSTNVLITLRCILPADKSLAMGLTGMAACLTALIPSPIFFGWLLDKYCLVWGKTCSNKGNCWLYDTQSLRYTFNLVSAFFIFFGGVLNIAVWLNAKDLKVFDEVTQEKEKPDGNYDDYSKLSITDVIKAPVEQPLEEL